CATACAAATATAGCATAAGGAAACCATTTAAGTTTATTTTTAAGCAAAATACTTAAAAAGGCGGCTAAAAAGAATGTATTGGACGCATGTGCAGAATAAAATCCAAACTGTCCACCACATTTCACAATTCTCATATAATGTTCTAAACTAGGATCATGGCATGGCCTCAACCTTGCCACTCCATATTTGAATACACTGGCAAGCTGGTCTGAAACCGTTGCCCCAAGTGCTAAAAATATAAGAATAAAAACTAAAGATTTTAGTTTATAGTTTTTGTATAAAAAATATAGGAATATAATGTAAAGCGGTACCCAGATCCAAGTGCTGGATATCAGCATCCAAAATTGATCAAAGGCTGGGTCTCCCAAGTTATTAAGGTATAAAAATACCTGCTTATCTTCCTGAATAATTTCCTCCATACATTATCTGCTTACAGGCCCTTCGTAAGTTTCATCATCGGCAGGCTTTGGTTTTGGAGGTTCCTGAGTGGTAGAAGCAGGTTCTGTAAGAACATCTTTTTCAATGTCCTTCATCGGGTTGAAATCTTTGGCAGCATCTTTTACTTTCTCAATTTCGCGCTTAATCTCAGAAACAGGGTTATCTGTTTCCTTCATAATCTCGGTCTTGATATCTTCCACTGCGCCACGCATTTTTCTAACACCCGCACCTAAGTCACGTGCAATCTGAGGCAGTTTATCCGGTCCGAACAATACAACGATTGCTATTGCAATCAATGCCATTTCTCCAATGCTTAATTCCATGTTGTAAAATTACGAAAGATTATACATTTATTTGCGGTAAACTAAAAATTTAAACAAATTTTAAGATTTTGAGTGAAAGACTCTTTTAAAGTTCAAGGTTTTTAGCTCAAAGTTTGATGCTTAAGGTTGTGATCCATTCAATAATCCAAAATTTTGATACTTGATTACTCCATTAACTTCTTTCATCTATTTGTCTATGATCTTTCTGTTTCCAAGCTTCAATCCCTTTCTCAAATCCTTTCCTTAAAACAGCAATTACCCTCAAATTAACAAATAATTAATTCAAAATATTGAGAATTACACAACATTTAAGTATATTTACTATACACAACCTAAATAAAATATATTATGAAAAAATTAGTTACTGCCTTTAAATTTATGGCCGTATTAACGGTTTTGACGCTCAGCAGTTGTAGTGATGAGAACAATGAAATCACAAAACAGGAAGCGGTTCAGGCAAAAATCACCACTGCTGATTTGCAAAAGGAAACTACTGCCATTTCTCTCATCGTTCCTGGTACTGTACAAACTCAATTAGATGAATCACAAAAAAATCTTGAAAAATATTTGAAAAGTGATTTACAGATTGCCGGAGTAAAGGTGATTGGACAAATTTCAACGCAAAAAGGAATTGAAATTTCAAAAAGCCTTGTTGCAGATAAGGATCAGTTTATTGCTATAGGAAACCTTATGGATCTTTCTACTGTAAAATTAGGTAGAATTGGTGATCTATACGTAGGTGATGATCTTAGCACAGCTCAAACCGGATTAAAAGAAATGGTAACTGAAGCAATAAAAACAGGAACCAACGTTATGGAAGTAATCTGGAGCAACAAAAACGGAAGATTTACAAGCCTTTGTTTCTATAATGATTCAGGAATTATCTGGGATAATGTTCTTGGAGGTTTGATTATGATGGACACCAGAGGTACTGTAGAAAATTCAAATGCAGCAGCAGCAAAAGTTGCCTCTAAATGGTATAAAGAATGGTGGACAGCAAGCTGGCTTTGGGGGTCTAAAAGAGGTGAAATGGGATATCAGATTACCATCTATTATACTGGTTCATCAGTATCTAATGCAGATGTGAATGACTGGGCCAATATCAGCTTAGGAAAAGCAAAAAGCGAAAGCAAGATTACCAAAAAAACAGGCGCTTACGGACAATGTCAATATGCATTGGGACTTTGTACTCCAACGGGGTCTTTAAGCTTTAATGCCAGCAAATTCTCTGTTTCATTCTCCGGATTAGGCAGCAATATGGTAAGCAATGGATACAAATCATTATATCCTTAATTTTCATAGAATATAAAATTTTCAAAATGATAAAGGGAAGTCTGATAACAGCTTCCCTTTATTGATTATAGAATTAGATTGATCTATTTTATCGTTTCTGCTTCAGAAGCTCAATCGCATTTTCCTTCAAGCCAAAAACATCCTTCAGCATCTGGAAAAGCTGAACATCATTTTCAATAGAAACAGATTCTTTACCGCCCGTTTTTTTTCTGATATTCAAAGTATCATTACTGAATGTATACCTTGCATTTTCATCAACCTTTGAAAAAACCAGATTTTTCTTGAAATTAGATTCCGGATGAGTAGCCAGATACCAATTACAAATCTCAAGATCAGGAGACTCTACTTCCTCCAATTCAAAACGATACACCGGCAGCCACTTTTCCCTCCAGGTCCAGAGTGTGTAGGCTCCATTTTTCTGTAAGATTTTAAACTGTTCATTGGGCGTATCCTGAGGTTCAACATTATTCAGCAACAAAGGAGCAGTTAATGTAGCCGTTCCAAAACCACAATCTACAAGATATTTTTGTCCTTCCCATTCTACAATTAGCAATAAGTGTGTTTTAGCCGCGCTACTGTTTTCATCTTTTCTCCATAGTACTCTCCCCAACTGCAATTGCACTTTAAAACCAAAATATTTCAGAACTTCACTCAAAAGCAGATTTTGTTCATAACAATATCCACCTCTGGATTCCACCACTAATTTCTCAAAAATATTTTCGAAATCCAGCAACGGAACTGTTCCCGTATAAGAATCTATATTTTCAAAAGGAATATACTGAGGGTGCAGCTGATGGATTCTTTTTAAAAACTCCATATTCGCTCCCAAATCTCCGGAATAATGGATTCTTTTGAGGTATTTTTCTAATTTTAAATCATCCATAATTTAAATGAAAGCCGTTTTACAACTTCTCTTTAGTTTTATTAAATATTTCTTTTTTATTAAAAGCAGAATAAGTGATAACTACACTAATTGCCATTAAAATAAATGCAAGGAAAAACGGAGCTCCTGAAAACTCAAACGGGGCTTCATCATGCGTAAAGAAGTAGAACAAATTGGTCATCATGGGAGGCCCGATAATTGAAGTGGCGCTCATCAAACTAGTCAATGCTCCTTGAAGTTCGCCCTGCTCATTGGAAGGTACGCTTTTCGTAATCACTGACTGCAGAGCCGGTCCACAAATTCCTCCTAAACAGTAGGGAACTAAAAAGGCAAACATCATCCACCCTTCTGAAGCAAAAGCAAATAATAATAATCCTATTGCATACATGGCCAGACCATAATAAATACTTTTCTGCTCTCCCAGCCTTGGTGTAGTCCATCTGATTAAAAGACCTTGCACCAAACCAACAAGCAGCCCTACAACTCCTAATGAAATACCTACCATTCTCTCTGTCCAGTTGAATTTATACATGGTAAAGAAACTCCAATTACTCTGCACGGCATGTCCAGCAATATAGATCAAGATCAATGCAGTAATAAGCCCCGAAATTTCCGGGTGTTTTCCTAAAAATTTAAAAGATCCTACAGGATTGGCACGTTTCCAGTCAAACTCTCTTCTCTTATTTTTATCCAAACTTTCGGGAAGAATAAAATAGCCATAAAGGAAATTAAGAAGACATAAACCTGCGGCTGCATAGAAAGGAACTCTGGCTCCATAATGACCTAGAACACCTCCCAGAACCGGTCCTATAATGAATCCCAGACCAAAAGCAGCTCCAATTAATCCAAAGTTTTTTGCCCGGTCTTCATCTGTTGAAATGTCTGCAATATAGGCACTCGCCGTGGTTACACTTGCTCCGGTAATTCCCGCAATAACCCTTCCAAGGAACAGCCACCAGATGCTTGGAGCCAAAGCAAGAAAAATATAATCTATGGCAAATCCGAAAAGCGAGATCAGAATAATAGGTCTACGACCGTATTTATCACTCAGGTTTCCAACCAGTGGAGAAAAGATAAATTGTGTAAATGCATAAGCAAATCCCAGCCAGCCGCCATATTTTGCAGCTTCACTGATATCTGCATGAATCAATTCTTCTATTAATTTAGGAACAACGGGAATAATGATTCCCCACCCTGTAATATCAATTAGTAAAGTAATAAATATAAAGCCTATCGCTGCTTTTTTCTTTGAATTTTCCATGATGATGCAAAATTAATCAAATCTTAAAAAATAATGATTCTAAATTTCATTATATTAAAGAAGTATAACATTGAACAACAGAATCATATCAAAAAACAATTGAATATTCAGCAGTGATAAAACAAAAAGACCTATTTCCAAACAAGTGGAATAGGTCTTCTTCAAATCTTATTTTTAAGTATCCTACTCATTATTATTAAGCCTCGTTGAAATCATCCGGTTGGATGTAATACATTTGATGAGACAGTTTTTTTTAAGAGTAATTTTAACAGTATTGCTGTATTGATATCCGGTAACATTTCCGTTAAGGGTAGATTTTACTCCGCGGCGGTAATAAGTAGTTTGGGTAATTGCCGGAGCACCATAACTTGCAGAGGTTGCATTGGCAATATCTACAAATGTTATATTATCAGTTGAGCTTTGCCACTGATAGCTGGCAGAACCTGTCACTTGGGCTGTAACAATCTCTGTGAGTGCATCTGGGTTGCTATTGATATCCTGACAAACGACTTGGTCCGTTCCAATGGTTCCGGAATTATCCACTCCATTTACAAACAGTTTACCTACATTGGAAATCGCCTGAAATGAACAGGTATGGAAGCTTGACTGAGCCACCACTCTATACTGATTATTGCTGAACTCTCCAGGAACATTATTAATGGTAAGCGTTGAGCTAGTAACATTCTTATAATGGGTATCATTTGTCAAATCTGTCCATACAGCTCCATTCAGTACTTGCCATTGATAGGTGATATTATCAGGAGTCTCATCAGTATCTGTATTTTTGATGACAGCTGTCATGGAGGTAGATTCACCTATAGCAACCGTTCTATCAGAGGGCTGGGATAAATAAGTCATGGGATCTATATAATACTCCGAAAGAATATTATAAACCCGCATCTGGCTAAACGAAAAACCCACACCAATAAGTTCGCCAAATTCAAGCCGAACTTCATTCCATGCTGCCGTTGGTTCTACTTTTATGATTCGTCTTTCCTTATTATCACCAAAATCAAAGAAAAAATGCCCATTGATTCCTGTTCTGTAAACCTCCTTTTTATTGTTGTAGAAAACAAAATTTCCAGCATTAAAGCTTGGATTAAGGTTAAATCCATCTGATGCAAAGTCTATATACACTGGTTTAGCAGGAAAAGCCGCTCTTGTAGTTCCTACTCCAATATACATTGAACAAAAAGCTCCAACTCCGGTTCCCGGCTTTAAGGAAGCAAAAGAGTTCACATCCATATCAGTCATATTACCTGGATTGATTGCTTCCTTTCCAAATCTAAAACAAAGAATTCCACCATTGCTAGCGCTTGAAGTATTGGTATCTAATAATCTTCCACAACCACCATTAGGAAGGGAAACCATTTCTTGGGATATCATTTTGTCTGACACAAAAAGACATAAGGCTATAAGGATATAGCGTAACATTGAATTTGTTTTCATCACGAATAATTTTAAGTAATTAATTGTACACAAGAGAATACTCATCCTTGGTTAAGGATGATGATAATGACCAGAAGTATTCTAAAATTATTTGACTACAAATACAATATTGATAAAAGAACATGCCGTAGCCGTAGCTGCTACATCATAACGCAGTATCCCATTGGCATCAATGCTTACATTCCTCAAAACGCCTGCCATCAAAATCTGTCACATAGTAGTAAAGGTCTGTCGCACTCACAAAGAAAGGAATGGCTGCGGGAGCTCCGGTACTTGTGACCTTTGGAGTTGAGAACTGGGTCTTATAAAGTTGATACAAATCCAATGTTTTACCAGTACTCAGTTTTGATGTATCAATACTGATGGATGGCATGTAGAAGAACTTAACGATGTTTCCACTGATGGGAACCCAGTTGGGATTGGCAGGTGTTCCTATGTTCTGGGTCAGTGCCTGCCTTTTAAGGTCATAAACCAAGAGACCATTTGCGGGAGTACCCACTGCTGATAAATCGGAAATTCTGGGAATCAATACACCTTTATTGGTATCGGTAACATCTAAAGCAGAACTCTTATCTGGGGAAGGTGTACCAATTCCTGTCTGCGCATTGATAATACTACCAGCACATAATGCCGTAGCAACGAATAATTTTTCGAATCTCATTTTTGTTTTTTTATATTTATGAAAAAATTTTTTACACTTTTTCAAGTAAAAAGAATCCTGGGAAAATCAATTATTTTAAACAACCAATAATCCAAAATTCTTCGACAAAGATAAAACATACAATTGGATTTTACCTTGTCACAGCAAGGAGGAAAAGAGGTTTTGCATAAAACTTGGTTCAGGAAAAGTTCGTCAACTTATCGTAAATAACTTGAAAACAGACTATAAGTGATGAGAGCTGGTTCTGAAAATATTTCCAAAAGAAAAAATAATCCGACAGCCTATCTATCATTGCTTCAACGAGTGGAATAAATACGGATTATTTAGCCAAGTCCGGGTTTCTCCATCGTAAAATAATTAAAGTGAAGCCTGTCTTTCCTATTTTATATCCAAATGGATGAAAGTCCTCCCAAATCAGCATCATGGCTTTCATGGAATTGAAAAATGCTCAGATTGTAATAAATGATAAATAATAAGTTGGGTTATGAGGTTGCATTGGTAAGGGACAGCAGAAGTATGATGTAGCGTTAAAAAGTAAGAATTTTGGCATCAATAGAAAATAATCCATTGAAAATATAGAAATAAAAAAAGCCTTTCTTTCGAAAGGCTTTTACTAATTTATTGTAGTTTGTATTATTTTGAAGCAAGTACTTCTTTATCTGAAGTAGTTTTTCCGTGTACTTCATCTTCTTTTCCTTTCTTAAGGAAGTCATAAGCGATTGCTGATGCAATAAAGATAGATGAGTAAGTACCAAATCCAATACCAATTAACATAGCAAACATAAATCCTCTTAGGTTATCACCACCAAAAATGAAGATCGCAAGGATCACAAGAATCGTAGTGAATGAAGTGTTGAACGTTCTACCCAATGTACTTGAAATAGAGTCATCAAATAATCCAGCTAATGTTAAAGACTTCTTCTCTCTTAGATATTCTCTAATTCTGTCGAAGATAATTACCGTATCGTTAATTGAATACCCTAATACTGTAAGGATCGCAGCGATGAAATCCTGGTTGATCTCCATGTTGAACGGCATATATTTATGAAGTAATGAATACGTTCCTAAAATAATTACCGCATCGTGGAATAATGCTGCAACTGCACCTAAAGAGAACTGCCATTTTCTAAATCTGAATAGGATATAGATAAAGATACCTGCCAATGCAGCAACTACCGCAAGAATACCGTGAGTCTGAATATCATCAGCTACCGTAGGACCTACTTTTTCAGATGAAATGATACCTGCGTGATCTTTGTCTGCAGATTTAAAGTCATTTAAAGTAATATTAGCAGGAAGATCTCCTTTTAATCCTTCATATAACTTCTGTTCAATCGTCTGGTCAGCTTTTAAAGATTCATCTTCAATAAGATAATCGGTAGAGATCTTCAATTGGTTAGAGTTTCCGAAAGTTTTAGCTTCTACAGAAGAGTTTTTACCATCTTCTGTTTTGAATAGTTTTACTAATTTTTCTTCAACATCATTAGCATTAACTTCTTTATCAAATCTTACTACATAGTTTCTACCTCCTGTAAAGTCGATACCATATTTGAATCCGTGAGTTACCATAGAAACAATACAAATCACTGTTAATACAGCAGAAACAATGTATGCATATTTTCTCTTACCAATGAAATCGATCCAAGTATTTCTGAATAGATTTTTCGTAGGTGGAGTCCATACAGAAAGGTGTTTACCTTTGTTCAGTCTACTAAAGATCATTACTCTTGACAACAATACAGAAGTAAATAATGTCATGATAATACCGATCATTAATGTCAATGCGAAACCTTTAATAGGTCCTGTTCCAAAGAAGAACAATACAACAGCAGTCAATAACGTAGTAGAGTGACCGTCAATAATTGCGCTTAATGCATGTTTGAAACCATCTTTATAAGCTTCTAAGATGCTCTTACCAGCAAATAATTCTTCTTTTGTTCTTTCGTAGATAATTACGTTCGTATCTACTGCCATAGCCATCGTCAATACGATACCAGCAATACCAGGAAGCGTAAGAGTAAAGTCTCCGGAATCCATAATTCCGAAAATATAGAAAAGGTTAATTACCATTGCAATTACAGCGTATACTCCTGCACCGCCATAATAGAAAATGATATAAACAATGATGATTAAGAATGCGATGGCAAATGAAATCATCCCTGCGTTGATAGACTCCTGTCCTAATGAAGGACCTACCTGAGTAGCCTGAACTACTTTAGCACCAGCAGGTAATTTACCCGCACCTAAAACGTCTACCAATTCTTTAGCTTCTTCCTGAGAGAAGTTACCAGAGATTTGAGTTCTACCGTTTGGAATAGCGTTTACAACATTTGGAGCAGTATATACTCTGTTATCAAGAGTTACAGCTACTGGTTTTCCAACGTTTTTCTCCGTTAAAGTTTTCCATTCTTTTGCTCCTTTAGAATCCATCTGCATGTCTACTACTACTCTTCCAAGTTCGTCATAGCTAATGCTTGCAGTTTCTACGGCACCGTCTACCGGAGCTTTTTGGTTGATGTTACTTCTGATCGCATAAAGCACTAAGTCATCAGGACTTGTAGCTTCAGGCTTGTAACCCCACATAAACTGTGTATATTTAATGTTGGCAGGACGCGAAGCCATTCCTACTTTGCTGTTCAAGATTTTGTTTACAGCAGCAGTATCAGATAATTTTACGTTGGCAACACCATTACTTCTTAATTTGTCAAGCTGTAAAAGGTTCATGAAGTTTACATTCTTTGCAACTCCCATAGAATCTCCTTTCGCAGCAACCATAGTTGTCAATGTTTGGAAATAAGGGGCAACTTCAGGAACTTGTTGTACTTCCCAGAACTGAAGTTTTGCAGAAGTCTGAAGCATTTTCTTCACCTTGTCAATATCCTTCATACCAGGCATTTCTACAGAAATTCTAGCGGTACCAGGTACTCTCTGAACATTTGGCTGGATTGCTCCTAGCTTGTCAATTCTCGTTCTGATTACCTCGAAAGCCGTTCCTACAGAAAGGTCAATTCTTCTCTTCACAATACTTTTCACCTGTTCATCAGTAGTATTATACTTGATTTCAGATAAGTTTGTGTTTCCGAAAAGTTCCGGATCAGCAAGCTTTAGGTTTGTTCCTTTTGCTTTGTTTACTGCATCGAACTGTTCAAAGAAATTGTCGATGTAAGATTTTGTTGAGTTTTTCTGAGCTTCATCAGTCTTATTTAAAGCGTCAATAAGAACAGGATTTGTAGAATAATTGGTTAAATCATTTACCAAATCTCTTTGGTTGATTTCCAATAGAACATTGATCCCTCCTTTTAAGTCAAGACCCAATTTCATTTCCTTGTCTTTAGCTTTTGAATAATAAAGCTTTGTATACCCAAGATTAAGAGTATCTTCCTTGATTCGTTTGATCTCTTTCTCGTTTCCTTTCGCAGCTTCTATCTGCGATTCAATTTTGCTGGCGTACCAGGTTGGTAATAGCTCGTTTAAGCAAATCAACCCCAGGACAATAGCAACAATTGTAATAAGCCCTTTTCCTTGCATTTTGTTATAACTACGTTAAATTAAGTCGGCAAATATAATGATTTTCTTGTATTTTATGAATTTTTAACAACAGAAATGGTTTATTTTCAGATATATCAGCATTCTGATTTCTATTTAAGATTTAACAATTATTTCAAGGTATCTTAGTGAAGTTTTCAAAATTTAATTGGTATAAAATTTTCATTCATACTTCAATACACTAATTATCACAATATTATGAAAAATTTACTTTTTACCTTAAGTATCTTTTCTTCTTTAATTCTTAATGCTCAAAGCATTAATCTAGAAGAATTTGCC
This Chryseobacterium sp. G0162 DNA region includes the following protein-coding sequences:
- the secD gene encoding protein translocase subunit SecD, whose amino-acid sequence is MQGKGLITIVAIVLGLICLNELLPTWYASKIESQIEAAKGNEKEIKRIKEDTLNLGYTKLYYSKAKDKEMKLGLDLKGGINVLLEINQRDLVNDLTNYSTNPVLIDALNKTDEAQKNSTKSYIDNFFEQFDAVNKAKGTNLKLADPELFGNTNLSEIKYNTTDEQVKSIVKRRIDLSVGTAFEVIRTRIDKLGAIQPNVQRVPGTARISVEMPGMKDIDKVKKMLQTSAKLQFWEVQQVPEVAPYFQTLTTMVAAKGDSMGVAKNVNFMNLLQLDKLRSNGVANVKLSDTAAVNKILNSKVGMASRPANIKYTQFMWGYKPEATSPDDLVLYAIRSNINQKAPVDGAVETASISYDELGRVVVDMQMDSKGAKEWKTLTEKNVGKPVAVTLDNRVYTAPNVVNAIPNGRTQISGNFSQEEAKELVDVLGAGKLPAGAKVVQATQVGPSLGQESINAGMISFAIAFLIIIVYIIFYYGGAGVYAVIAMVINLFYIFGIMDSGDFTLTLPGIAGIVLTMAMAVDTNVIIYERTKEELFAGKSILEAYKDGFKHALSAIIDGHSTTLLTAVVLFFFGTGPIKGFALTLMIGIIMTLFTSVLLSRVMIFSRLNKGKHLSVWTPPTKNLFRNTWIDFIGKRKYAYIVSAVLTVICIVSMVTHGFKYGIDFTGGRNYVVRFDKEVNANDVEEKLVKLFKTEDGKNSSVEAKTFGNSNQLKISTDYLIEDESLKADQTIEQKLYEGLKGDLPANITLNDFKSADKDHAGIISSEKVGPTVADDIQTHGILAVVAALAGIFIYILFRFRKWQFSLGAVAALFHDAVIILGTYSLLHKYMPFNMEINQDFIAAILTVLGYSINDTVIIFDRIREYLREKKSLTLAGLFDDSISSTLGRTFNTSFTTILVILAIFIFGGDNLRGFMFAMLIGIGFGTYSSIFIASAIAYDFLKKGKEDEVHGKTTSDKEVLASK
- a CDS encoding twin-arginine translocase TatA/TatE family subunit is translated as MELSIGEMALIAIAIVVLFGPDKLPQIARDLGAGVRKMRGAVEDIKTEIMKETDNPVSEIKREIEKVKDAAKDFNPMKDIEKDVLTEPASTTQEPPKPKPADDETYEGPVSR
- a CDS encoding TCR/Tet family MFS transporter, yielding MENSKKKAAIGFIFITLLIDITGWGIIIPVVPKLIEELIHADISEAAKYGGWLGFAYAFTQFIFSPLVGNLSDKYGRRPIILISLFGFAIDYIFLALAPSIWWLFLGRVIAGITGASVTTASAYIADISTDEDRAKNFGLIGAAFGLGFIIGPVLGGVLGHYGARVPFYAAAGLCLLNFLYGYFILPESLDKNKRREFDWKRANPVGSFKFLGKHPEISGLITALILIYIAGHAVQSNWSFFTMYKFNWTERMVGISLGVVGLLVGLVQGLLIRWTTPRLGEQKSIYYGLAMYAIGLLLFAFASEGWMMFAFLVPYCLGGICGPALQSVITKSVPSNEQGELQGALTSLMSATSIIGPPMMTNLFYFFTHDEAPFEFSGAPFFLAFILMAISVVITYSAFNKKEIFNKTKEKL
- a CDS encoding arylamine N-acetyltransferase family protein, with the protein product MDDLKLEKYLKRIHYSGDLGANMEFLKRIHQLHPQYIPFENIDSYTGTVPLLDFENIFEKLVVESRGGYCYEQNLLLSEVLKYFGFKVQLQLGRVLWRKDENSSAAKTHLLLIVEWEGQKYLVDCGFGTATLTAPLLLNNVEPQDTPNEQFKILQKNGAYTLWTWREKWLPVYRFELEEVESPDLEICNWYLATHPESNFKKNLVFSKVDENARYTFSNDTLNIRKKTGGKESVSIENDVQLFQMLKDVFGLKENAIELLKQKR
- a CDS encoding phosphatase PAP2 family protein — protein: MEEIIQEDKQVFLYLNNLGDPAFDQFWMLISSTWIWVPLYIIFLYFLYKNYKLKSLVFILIFLALGATVSDQLASVFKYGVARLRPCHDPSLEHYMRIVKCGGQFGFYSAHASNTFFLAAFLSILLKNKLKWFPYAIFVWAIVVSYSRIYLGVHFPIDILVGAFVGSLLGVIFGALAKKVINKQNITS